One window from the genome of Xenorhabdus bovienii SS-2004 encodes:
- a CDS encoding IS982 family transposase encodes MDKFVELFCDVDDFCRIFIPQWEQQCIENGHRQRRRYGRMSVSEIMTILIFFHMSNHRNFKTFYLGLIWQYHRNDFPVLLSYTRFIGMASSVLVPLCSYLTHLKGKPTGLAFIDSTHLRVCHNIRIPRHKVFDGVAKRGKSTMGWFYGFKLHLIVNHQGEIMAAKLTPGNVDDREPVHELAKGLTGSLYGDKGYISQSLVDTLAETGVTFITKKRHNMKAKALSAWDNMMLSKRFIIETINDQLKNISQIEHSRHRSLQGLMLTVLGGLIAYCLKKNKPSLNIIHSEKDVLVTA; translated from the coding sequence ATGGATAAATTCGTTGAACTTTTTTGTGATGTCGACGATTTTTGTCGTATTTTCATTCCACAGTGGGAACAACAGTGTATCGAGAACGGACACAGACAACGCCGCCGTTATGGGCGCATGAGTGTCAGTGAGATCATGACCATTCTGATTTTTTTTCATATGTCAAATCACCGTAATTTCAAAACATTTTATTTGGGGCTCATTTGGCAATACCACCGCAACGATTTTCCGGTCTTACTCAGTTACACCCGTTTTATCGGGATGGCTTCCTCTGTTTTAGTTCCTCTTTGTAGCTATTTGACCCATCTAAAAGGAAAACCCACAGGACTCGCTTTTATCGATTCTACTCATCTCCGTGTTTGCCATAATATTCGTATTCCACGCCATAAAGTTTTTGACGGGGTAGCGAAACGGGGGAAAAGTACGATGGGCTGGTTTTACGGGTTTAAGCTGCATCTGATAGTCAATCATCAAGGGGAAATTATGGCAGCCAAACTCACGCCAGGCAATGTGGATGACCGCGAGCCAGTGCATGAATTAGCAAAAGGATTAACCGGTTCTCTTTACGGAGATAAAGGCTATATCAGCCAATCCCTTGTGGATACTTTAGCGGAGACAGGGGTGACGTTCATCACCAAAAAGCGGCATAACATGAAAGCTAAAGCCCTCAGTGCATGGGATAATATGATGTTATCAAAGCGTTTTATTATAGAAACGATTAATGACCAATTAAAAAATATCTCTCAAATAGAGCACTCACGCCATCGTAGTCTACAAGGGCTCATGTTGACTGTTTTGGGCGGACTGATTGCTTATTGCCTGAAAAAGAATAAACCGTCACTGAATATTATCCACTCGGAAAAGGATGTCTTAGTGACGGCTTAA
- a CDS encoding WYL domain-containing protein, which produces MTQAERRHDRLAVRLSLIISRLVAGETLDLRKLATEFGVSVRTLRRDFRERLMYLDLEYRKGQCRLLSGGRQRELAVMTFARQSGVEALFPDMDNHLVSSLLSGPGESPCLIWNGDSLLQSPDLGVFTRLVSAVSEHRRVTLLGNGCRCTGLAPYRLVLRDREWYLTGEHQARIAVFPLADIRAVTLNKDSFAPDMAVREILSRPDFLQALPHFQCIEDVISSFSTNNI; this is translated from the coding sequence ATGACTCAGGCTGAACGCCGTCATGACCGGCTTGCCGTCAGGCTGTCGTTAATTATCAGCCGCCTGGTGGCGGGTGAAACTCTGGATTTGCGAAAGCTGGCAACTGAATTTGGTGTGTCGGTTCGTACCCTGCGCCGGGACTTTCGGGAACGTCTGATGTATCTGGATCTGGAGTATCGCAAAGGTCAGTGTCGCTTGCTGTCCGGAGGTCGACAGAGAGAGCTGGCGGTGATGACGTTTGCTCGTCAGTCGGGTGTTGAAGCGCTGTTTCCTGATATGGACAACCATCTGGTCAGTTCACTTCTGAGCGGGCCGGGTGAGTCTCCATGCCTTATTTGGAACGGGGATTCACTATTGCAATCACCAGACCTCGGCGTATTTACCAGACTGGTGAGTGCAGTTTCGGAACATCGGAGGGTGACACTACTGGGTAATGGTTGCCGCTGCACGGGACTCGCTCCCTATCGTCTGGTATTGCGTGACCGTGAGTGGTATCTGACCGGTGAGCATCAGGCCCGGATCGCCGTGTTTCCTCTGGCGGATATACGGGCTGTCACGCTTAATAAGGACAGTTTTGCCCCGGATATGGCTGTGCGCGAAATTCTTTCTCGTCCCGATTTTCTTCAGGCACTACCACACTTTCAGTGTATCGAAGACGTTATATCTTCCTTTAGTACCAACAATATTTAA
- a CDS encoding GTPase family protein produces the protein MKKSEGLQAIEKPLASLPHAIGKHILDHIQKLTHYEPVIGIMGKTGAGKSSLCNALFQGEVTPISDVHACTRDVLRFRLRKGEHSLILIDLPGVGESEQRDKEYESLYRNILPELDLILWVIKADDRAFSVDERFYRRVMTGYQQRVLFVVNQVDKIEPSHEWYVTGNAPSPHQWVNIEARLASIRQLFSPLHPVCAVSARTEWNLPSMVETMMCYLPDRATSPLATQLHGRLCGELVKKQAREGFGNAIGEVFDSAEAASFIPVPLKTVIRTIREAVVSVARAVWDWFFF, from the coding sequence ATGAAAAAATCAGAAGGTCTGCAGGCCATCGAGAAACCGCTGGCTTCACTCCCCCATGCCATTGGCAAACATATTCTTGACCATATTCAAAAGCTCACTCACTACGAACCAGTCATCGGGATCATGGGCAAAACAGGCGCGGGAAAATCATCTCTGTGTAATGCGCTTTTCCAGGGGGAGGTTACGCCCATCAGTGACGTCCACGCCTGCACCCGTGACGTACTGCGATTTCGCCTGAGAAAAGGTGAACATAGCCTGATACTGATAGACCTCCCCGGAGTAGGTGAGAGTGAGCAACGGGATAAAGAATATGAATCTCTATATCGCAATATTCTCCCCGAGCTGGATCTCATCTTGTGGGTTATCAAAGCCGATGATCGGGCCTTCTCTGTGGATGAACGCTTCTACCGGCGAGTGATGACTGGCTACCAACAACGGGTACTGTTTGTCGTTAATCAGGTTGACAAAATCGAGCCAAGCCATGAGTGGTATGTCACCGGCAATGCACCATCACCGCACCAGTGGGTGAATATTGAGGCCAGGCTGGCATCCATTCGTCAGTTATTTTCACCACTCCATCCGGTGTGCGCTGTCTCAGCGAGAACAGAATGGAATCTGCCATCAATGGTAGAAACGATGATGTGCTACCTGCCAGACCGAGCCACCAGCCCATTGGCGACACAACTGCACGGGAGGTTATGCGGTGAACTGGTAAAAAAGCAGGCTCGTGAGGGCTTTGGTAATGCGATCGGGGAGGTGTTTGATTCTGCGGAAGCGGCATCATTTATTCCCGTGCCACTAAAAACGGTTATTCGTACTATCCGTGAGGCAGTGGTATCCGTTGCCCGTGCCGTTTGGGACTGGTTTTTCTTCTGA
- a CDS encoding GNAT family N-acetyltransferase produces MNRHHLSAAIFDHHQIEDKFFSSISQMHAHISEHVRAYVTGLGTYALNFLLVTDGQMKTEEVLKMAIQLMDESVSVPFGIFAVEPDSKTLEVIKQAGFVPDPDGTTTAMWLDLANWQMGEGAFLAYEIRNVDHCLADWAIPIESAFETGSMLSGQYQICHQAALDAGKCLQHYALYVDGQPLCALTLSRMDNIVRLDDIGTVVGKQGKGYASALINYVLHEAKQYGAGACYLDASHDGNALYQRIGFKPLFEYQGFIRES; encoded by the coding sequence ATGAACAGACATCATTTGTCAGCGGCTATTTTTGACCATCATCAAATAGAAGATAAATTCTTTTCATCTATCAGCCAGATGCATGCGCATATCAGTGAGCATGTTCGAGCCTATGTGACTGGGCTTGGAACTTATGCTTTAAATTTTTTGTTAGTGACAGATGGTCAGATGAAAACAGAAGAAGTGCTAAAAATGGCTATTCAGTTGATGGATGAAAGTGTAAGTGTCCCTTTTGGTATTTTTGCCGTGGAGCCTGACAGCAAAACTCTGGAAGTGATCAAACAGGCCGGATTTGTGCCCGATCCTGATGGTACTACGACGGCTATGTGGCTGGATTTGGCTAATTGGCAGATGGGCGAGGGGGCATTTTTGGCGTATGAAATCAGAAACGTTGATCACTGTCTGGCAGACTGGGCCATCCCGATAGAAAGTGCGTTTGAAACAGGGAGTATGTTATCAGGGCAATACCAGATATGTCATCAGGCTGCTTTGGATGCAGGGAAATGTCTGCAACACTATGCATTATATGTGGATGGGCAGCCGCTTTGTGCTTTAACGTTGTCGAGGATGGATAATATTGTTCGTCTTGATGATATTGGCACAGTCGTGGGAAAGCAGGGAAAGGGATATGCCTCTGCTTTAATAAATTATGTTCTGCATGAGGCCAAACAGTATGGTGCAGGCGCGTGTTATCTGGATGCTTCCCATGATGGTAATGCGCTGTATCAAAGGATTGGGTTTAAGCCATTATTTGAATATCAGGGATTTATCCGTGAGTCATAA
- a CDS encoding TA system toxin CbtA family protein gives MQTSTVPATVPVSSRLSPVQVWQQLLTYLLEHHYGLTLNDTPFHDDSAIQEHIEAGITLADAVNFLVERYELVRIDRKGFTWQEQTPFLTAADILRARRATGLINT, from the coding sequence ATGCAAACCTCAACTGTACCGGCCACGGTGCCGGTTTCATCACGCCTGTCTCCCGTCCAAGTGTGGCAACAACTGTTAACGTATCTACTGGAACACCATTACGGCCTCACACTCAACGACACGCCATTCCACGATGATTCAGCCATCCAGGAACATATCGAGGCGGGTATCACTCTTGCTGATGCGGTGAATTTTCTCGTGGAACGTTATGAACTGGTACGCATCGACCGCAAGGGATTCACCTGGCAGGAACAGACGCCGTTCCTGACCGCCGCCGATATTCTCAGAGCCAGGCGAGCAACGGGCTTAATAAATACCTGA
- a CDS encoding 3'-5' exonuclease: MRKSEVYISVDVETSGPVPGVFSLLSIGACLVHQAEVAIYLELQPDSPEHDPESLAVTGLDLMQLEQDGLPPSAAMHQFKVWIESVIDPGQKAIFVGLNTPFDWSFINYYFYKYVGINPFGFTAIDIKAYFMGAYGYSWSETKSSHMSAILKPCTKPNHNALEDARFQAELFALMLARQTGDIRSG, from the coding sequence ATGAGAAAATCTGAGGTTTATATTTCAGTCGATGTCGAAACATCAGGACCTGTGCCCGGAGTATTCAGCCTCCTTTCCATCGGAGCGTGTCTGGTACATCAGGCTGAAGTAGCTATATACCTTGAATTACAACCTGACAGTCCCGAGCACGATCCTGAATCTCTTGCTGTAACCGGGTTAGATCTAATGCAACTTGAACAGGACGGGCTTCCCCCTTCAGCAGCAATGCATCAATTTAAAGTATGGATAGAAAGCGTCATTGATCCGGGACAGAAAGCGATTTTTGTGGGGCTCAATACCCCTTTTGATTGGTCATTTATCAATTATTACTTCTACAAATATGTCGGAATCAATCCTTTTGGTTTTACCGCAATAGATATAAAAGCATATTTCATGGGTGCCTACGGATACAGCTGGTCCGAAACAAAATCATCCCATATGTCAGCCATTCTGAAACCTTGCACTAAGCCAAACCACAATGCGCTTGAAGATGCTCGCTTTCAGGCCGAATTGTTTGCCCTAATGCTTGCCAGGCAAACCGGAGATATTCGCTCAGGTTAA
- a CDS encoding Mov34/MPN/PAD-1 family protein, with the protein MSGPVWHWIWPGIETELMVSRSVSDVFSSYRQNNSSTEKGGQLFVDPTYPSGMLLSFATVPHYADRAGRTWLELDAKRCREEIENANDQGLRLVGYWHTHPQVIPQISSTDILSFARFAQRYAQELPYPIAVIVGTSLSPEGVKAWSIRAGTCIEALRINGAD; encoded by the coding sequence ATGAGCGGCCCAGTATGGCACTGGATATGGCCTGGGATAGAAACTGAGCTGATGGTTTCCCGGTCAGTATCCGATGTCTTTTCCAGCTACAGACAGAATAACTCTTCTACAGAAAAAGGTGGGCAACTGTTCGTCGACCCCACTTACCCTTCCGGCATGTTGCTGTCTTTTGCAACTGTTCCCCATTATGCCGATAGAGCTGGAAGGACCTGGTTGGAGCTGGATGCTAAACGTTGCAGAGAAGAGATTGAAAACGCGAATGACCAAGGCCTACGTCTGGTAGGCTACTGGCATACACATCCACAAGTTATCCCGCAGATTTCTTCCACTGATATTTTGAGTTTCGCACGCTTTGCTCAACGTTATGCCCAAGAGCTACCCTACCCCATAGCTGTCATAGTGGGGACTTCACTTTCACCAGAAGGCGTTAAAGCCTGGTCTATCAGAGCGGGAACCTGTATTGAAGCTTTGAGGATAAATGGCGCAGATTAA
- a CDS encoding DUF4942 domain-containing protein — protein MQTEPDVLTDHNELILSTNIERVVTGRDAALKQIEQLIQQLDAISRLTSEIGGGTAQDWAMKSVHRYDSWLTEKVDKAMPAVTRNIDRSIWCDLMLKSGMMALMDAQARDQWHKNLEEGDLPAISEANILSTFEQLHLNKMDVFERGIINVFKGLSWDYKTNSPCNFGKKIIINNLVSHNRWGFSLNWGWRRDQLADLERMLFLLDGKPIPDNRGDVTTRLMEHIRDNPSKDVYEDGFFSIRYFQKGTAHITFKRCDLTEKMNDIVAKHYPGMLAAR, from the coding sequence ATGCAAACAGAACCCGACGTGTTAACAGATCACAACGAACTTATCCTTTCGACCAATATCGAACGTGTGGTCACTGGCCGCGATGCCGCACTGAAACAGATAGAACAACTTATTCAGCAGCTTGATGCCATTTCACGGCTAACCTCAGAAATTGGCGGTGGCACAGCGCAAGATTGGGCGATGAAGTCCGTGCACCGCTACGATAGCTGGCTGACTGAGAAGGTTGATAAAGCGATGCCTGCCGTCACCCGCAATATTGACCGCAGTATCTGGTGCGATTTGATGCTGAAGTCCGGCATGATGGCCTTGATGGATGCACAGGCTCGCGACCAGTGGCACAAGAACCTGGAGGAGGGCGACCTTCCTGCCATCAGCGAGGCGAATATCCTCAGTACTTTTGAGCAGCTACATCTGAACAAAATGGATGTCTTTGAACGTGGCATCATCAACGTCTTCAAAGGCCTGTCGTGGGATTACAAAACCAATAGTCCCTGCAACTTCGGTAAGAAGATCATCATCAATAATCTGGTAAGTCACAATCGCTGGGGATTTAGTCTGAACTGGGGTTGGCGGCGGGATCAACTGGCGGACCTGGAGCGAATGCTGTTTCTGCTGGATGGTAAACCGATACCCGACAACCGTGGCGATGTCACTACACGGTTGATGGAGCATATTCGGGACAACCCTTCGAAGGATGTCTACGAAGATGGTTTCTTCAGTATCCGTTATTTTCAGAAAGGAACCGCGCACATCACTTTTAAGCGGTGTGATCTGACAGAAAAGATGAATGATATTGTGGCGAAGCACTATCCGGGGATGCTGGCAGCGAGATGA
- the rpoD gene encoding RNA polymerase sigma factor RpoD has translation MEQNPQSQLKLLVTRGKEQGYLTYAEVNDHLPEDIVDSDQIEDIIQMINDMGIQVMEEAPDADDLMLAENTNDTDEDAAEAAAQVLSSVESEIGRTTDPVRMYMREMGTVELLTREGEIDIAKRIEDGINQVQCSVAEYPEAITYLLEQYDRVEAGECRLSDLITGFVDPNAEEDLSPTATHIGSELPQAELDDSDDDDDEESEDDADSEDDNSIDPELARQKFQELRDQYETTRQSIKSYGRSHPNTAAEILTLSEVFKQFRLIPKQFDYLVNNMRSMMDRVRLQERQIMKMCVELCKMPKKNFITLFSGNETTDTWFTAAKAMNKPWSDKLSEVEDDVMRSLQKLRQIEEETGLTIEQVKDINRRMSIGEAKARRAKKEMVEANLRLVISIAKKYTNRGLQFLDLIQEGNIGLMKAVDKFEYRRGYKFSTYATWWIRQAITRSIADQARTIRIPVHMIETINKLNRISRQMLQEMGREPSPEELAERMLMPEDKIRKVLKIAKEPISMETPVGDDDDSHLGDFIEDTTLELPLDSATSESLRSATHDVLAGLTAREAKVLRMRFGIDMNTDHTLEEVGKQFDVTRERIRQIEAKALRKLRHPSRSEVLRSFLDD, from the coding sequence ATGGAGCAAAACCCGCAGTCACAGCTAAAGCTACTTGTCACCCGAGGTAAGGAGCAAGGCTATCTGACCTATGCTGAGGTCAATGACCATCTGCCGGAAGATATCGTCGATTCTGATCAGATAGAAGATATCATCCAAATGATCAATGACATGGGCATTCAGGTAATGGAAGAAGCACCTGATGCTGATGATCTCATGTTGGCAGAAAACACAAACGACACCGATGAAGATGCGGCAGAAGCTGCTGCTCAGGTGTTATCCAGTGTCGAGTCAGAAATCGGACGCACCACCGATCCGGTTCGTATGTATATGCGTGAAATGGGTACGGTTGAGCTACTGACTCGCGAAGGTGAGATTGACATTGCAAAACGCATTGAAGATGGCATCAACCAAGTACAGTGCTCTGTCGCCGAATATCCTGAAGCGATCACATATTTGCTGGAGCAATACGACCGCGTAGAAGCAGGCGAGTGCCGTCTGTCTGATTTGATCACTGGCTTCGTTGATCCTAACGCAGAAGAAGATCTTTCACCGACAGCTACTCACATTGGCTCAGAACTTCCTCAGGCAGAGCTTGATGACTCTGACGACGATGATGACGAAGAAAGTGAAGACGATGCTGACAGCGAAGATGATAACAGCATCGATCCAGAATTGGCTCGCCAAAAGTTTCAGGAACTGCGCGACCAATATGAAACGACCCGTCAGTCAATCAAGAGTTACGGTCGCAGCCATCCGAATACCGCAGCAGAAATTTTAACGCTGTCCGAAGTATTCAAACAATTCCGTTTGATACCGAAACAGTTCGATTATCTGGTCAACAACATGCGTTCCATGATGGATCGTGTACGTCTTCAAGAGCGTCAAATCATGAAGATGTGTGTTGAACTGTGCAAAATGCCGAAGAAAAACTTCATCACACTGTTCTCTGGCAATGAAACGACTGATACTTGGTTCACCGCAGCAAAAGCGATGAACAAGCCGTGGTCTGATAAATTGTCAGAAGTTGAAGACGATGTGATGCGTAGTTTGCAAAAGCTGCGCCAAATTGAAGAAGAAACCGGCCTGACTATTGAGCAGGTCAAGGATATCAACCGTCGTATGTCCATCGGTGAAGCCAAAGCTCGCCGTGCGAAGAAAGAGATGGTTGAGGCCAATTTGCGTCTGGTTATTTCGATTGCGAAAAAATATACCAACCGTGGCCTGCAATTCCTCGATCTGATTCAGGAAGGTAATATTGGTCTGATGAAAGCGGTTGATAAATTTGAATATCGCCGTGGTTACAAATTCTCAACTTACGCAACATGGTGGATCCGTCAGGCAATCACGCGTTCTATCGCTGATCAGGCTCGTACCATCCGTATCCCGGTACATATGATTGAAACCATCAACAAACTCAATCGTATTTCCCGTCAGATGTTGCAGGAAATGGGTCGAGAGCCTTCACCGGAAGAGCTGGCAGAACGTATGTTGATGCCAGAAGACAAGATCCGTAAGGTGCTGAAAATCGCTAAAGAGCCAATTTCAATGGAAACACCAGTAGGTGATGATGATGATTCACATCTGGGGGATTTCATTGAAGATACCACATTGGAGCTGCCGCTGGATTCTGCAACATCAGAAAGCCTGCGTTCTGCCACCCACGATGTGCTGGCTGGGCTGACTGCGCGTGAAGCGAAAGTGCTGCGCATGCGTTTCGGTATCGATATGAACACCGACCATACACTGGAAGAAGTGGGTAAACAGTTTGACGTAACCCGTGAGCGTATTCGTCAGATCGAAGCGAAAGCCCTGCGGAAACTGCGTCACCCGAGCCGTTCAGAAGTACTGCGCAGCTTCCTTGATGACTGA
- the radC gene encoding RadC family protein encodes MSEIALSPVFPVNEQRIIRRALRLLEKYQRQPGESFTSTSVTKTWLQLQMAGLEREIFIVLYLDNQHRLLERETLFTGTLSHTEVHPREVVKAALRHNAAAVILAHNHPSGEMEPSQADRHITKRVVSALALVEVRVLDHLVVGDDVMSFAERGWL; translated from the coding sequence ATGTCCGAAATCGCATTATCTCCCGTTTTTCCGGTTAACGAACAACGCATTATCCGTCGAGCCCTGCGTCTGCTGGAGAAATATCAGCGCCAGCCGGGAGAGTCGTTTACCTCAACCAGCGTCACTAAAACCTGGCTGCAGCTGCAAATGGCGGGCCTTGAGCGGGAAATCTTTATCGTCCTGTACCTCGATAACCAGCATCGTTTGCTGGAGCGTGAAACGCTGTTTACCGGCACGCTCAGCCATACGGAGGTACATCCTCGCGAAGTGGTCAAAGCGGCTCTACGCCATAACGCCGCTGCGGTCATTCTGGCCCACAACCATCCATCCGGCGAAATGGAGCCCAGCCAGGCAGATCGGCACATCACAAAGCGGGTAGTGAGTGCACTGGCCTTGGTCGAAGTGCGTGTGCTGGATCACCTCGTGGTAGGGGATGACGTGATGTCATTTGCAGAGCGCGGTTGGCTGTAG
- the dnaG gene encoding DNA primase, which translates to MAGRIPRAFINDLLARTDIIDLIDIRVPLKKKGKNHQACCPFHNEKTPSFTVNADKQFYHCFGCSAHGNAIDFLMNYDRLDFVESIEELAAMHGLEVPYEANSGGGHIERHQRQNLYQLMDTINSFYQHSLTTPNGQSAQQYLLRRGLSEEIIHRFAIGFAPTGWDNVLKQFAHNAEERKQLNDAGMLVTNDNGRTYDRFRERVMFPIRDRRGRVIAFGGRVLGDALPKYLNSPETEIFHKGRQLYGLYEAQQNHNSLSRLLVVEGYMDVVALAQFGIDYAVASLGTSTTAEHVQLLFRTTDNVVCCYDGDRAGRDAAWRALETALPYLNDGRQLRFMFLPDGEDPDSLIRKEGREVFEQRMEKALTLSTFLFESLLPQVDLSTPEGTTKISSLAMPLISQVPGETLRLYLLQELGNLLGTPDTTQLERFLAKLVKKDTSTYQALKLKPTTMRILIALLVQNPHLATLVPSLQGLFSVQIAGLPLFIELVDTCLAQPGLTTGQLLEQYRDNKYAKQLEKLAAWNDIQVDEIAEKTFSDALNHLFASALDERFSFLIAKERTEGLTPEEREEVRLITESGDRK; encoded by the coding sequence ATGGCTGGACGAATTCCACGCGCATTTATCAATGATTTATTAGCAAGAACCGATATCATTGATTTGATCGATATAAGAGTGCCTCTCAAAAAGAAAGGCAAAAATCATCAAGCGTGTTGTCCTTTTCATAACGAAAAAACCCCTTCATTTACTGTTAATGCTGATAAACAGTTTTACCATTGCTTTGGTTGTAGTGCACATGGAAATGCCATTGATTTTCTGATGAATTATGACAGGCTCGATTTTGTCGAATCTATCGAAGAACTGGCGGCTATGCACGGGTTAGAAGTGCCCTATGAAGCAAACTCAGGCGGCGGTCACATCGAACGCCACCAAAGACAAAACCTTTATCAGTTGATGGATACGATAAACAGTTTCTATCAACATTCACTGACGACGCCCAACGGCCAATCAGCCCAACAATATTTACTCAGACGCGGGCTCAGTGAAGAGATCATCCACCGCTTCGCCATCGGCTTTGCTCCAACGGGGTGGGATAACGTCCTGAAACAGTTTGCCCATAATGCGGAAGAGCGAAAGCAGTTAAACGACGCGGGAATGCTGGTCACAAACGACAATGGCCGCACTTATGACCGTTTCCGCGAGCGTGTGATGTTCCCAATCCGCGATCGTCGGGGTCGTGTGATTGCATTCGGTGGCAGGGTACTGGGAGATGCGCTTCCCAAATACCTGAACTCACCGGAAACAGAGATTTTTCATAAAGGCCGACAGTTATATGGCCTTTATGAAGCACAACAGAACCACAATTCCCTTTCAAGGCTATTGGTGGTTGAAGGTTATATGGATGTTGTCGCACTGGCTCAATTTGGCATTGACTACGCTGTGGCTTCGTTAGGAACATCTACGACTGCCGAACACGTCCAGTTACTTTTTCGAACAACCGATAATGTCGTCTGTTGTTACGATGGAGACCGTGCAGGCCGTGATGCTGCCTGGCGAGCGCTGGAAACGGCGCTGCCCTATTTGAATGATGGTCGGCAATTACGTTTTATGTTCTTGCCTGATGGCGAGGATCCAGATTCACTGATTCGCAAAGAAGGGCGTGAAGTATTTGAGCAAAGAATGGAAAAGGCACTGACTTTGTCTACATTTTTGTTCGAATCACTGTTACCACAGGTTGATTTGAGTACCCCGGAAGGAACGACCAAGATCAGCTCGCTTGCTATGCCGTTGATCAGTCAAGTCCCGGGAGAAACACTGCGACTCTACCTGCTGCAAGAACTTGGTAACCTGTTAGGAACACCTGATACAACACAATTGGAACGATTTTTGGCAAAACTTGTCAAAAAAGATACCAGTACCTATCAGGCGCTAAAACTGAAGCCAACAACAATGCGTATCTTGATTGCATTGTTGGTGCAAAATCCGCATTTAGCGACATTAGTTCCTTCATTACAAGGATTGTTTTCAGTTCAGATAGCGGGATTACCGTTATTCATTGAGCTTGTCGACACATGTCTTGCACAACCTGGCTTAACAACCGGGCAACTTTTAGAGCAGTATCGCGATAATAAGTACGCAAAACAGCTTGAAAAGCTCGCCGCATGGAACGATATACAGGTAGATGAGATTGCTGAAAAAACTTTTAGCGATGCGCTGAATCATCTTTTCGCATCAGCGCTTGATGAACGTTTCAGCTTTCTGATTGCCAAAGAAAGAACAGAAGGCCTGACACCAGAAGAACGTGAAGAAGTCAGATTAATCACAGAGTCCGGTGACAGAAAATAA